GCGGGCGTCGATTCGTGGGACGCAGGACCTCCTGGTCGCGGCGCGAAACAGATTTTTGATTTCGCCCGTGTGGTGGGTGTACTCATGGCATACCTCCTCATATCCGGTGTCCCCGTCGCCGACGCGGGGTGGTTTCAGAACCGGGATCAGGCAGCGCAGCAATCTTACGAGGAGGGCGAATACGACGCAGCCGCGAACGGATTCAGCGATCACTACCGGACCGGGGTTGCGCTCTACAAGGCGGGGGACTATGAGGGGTCGGCCAGGGAATTCGAGCAGGTGCAGCGTGAAGATGTCGCAATCGATGCCATCTACAACCTGGGTAATGCCCGCTTCATGCAGGAGCAATACGAACGCGCCGAGGAGGCATACGAGGAGGTGCTCGCCAGGCGGCCGGAGGACGAGGACGCGCGGACCAACCTGATTCTGGTTCAGGCCATGCTGGGGAAACTCG
The window above is part of the Gammaproteobacteria bacterium genome. Proteins encoded here:
- a CDS encoding tetratricopeptide repeat protein, whose amino-acid sequence is MAYLLISGVPVADAGWFQNRDQAAQQSYEEGEYDAAANGFSDHYRTGVALYKAGDYEGSAREFEQVQREDVAIDAIYNLGNARFMQEQYERAEEAYEEVLARRPEDEDARTNLILVQAMLGKLDEETVFKKEAQKPEQKAQKEQKEQKEQQEQQEQQEQKEQQEQKEQQQQKEQQEQQEQQEQKEQQQQNE